DNA from Arthrobacter sp. PvP023:
ACTTCAAGAACAAGGACAGCAACCTGGGCGGTTTCGGTGCCCAGCTCCTGGCCTTCGCGGGGGCGATGTTCGGCCTGGTCACGGCCGATGACCTGCTCCTGATGTTCATCTTCTGGGAACTCACCACCGTCCTGTCCTACCTGCTGATCGGCTACGCCCGCACCCGGCTCTCCGCCAGGCGCTCGGCCCTGCAGGCCCTGATGGTCACCACGGCGGGCGGCCTGGCCATGCTGGTGGGCCTCATTATTCTGGGCTCCAGCGCCGGAACCTACCGGATCTCGGCCATCCTGGAACAGGCTCCCGGGCTGACCACCGGGCCGGCAGCGGGGGCCGTGGGCGCCGCCGTCGTCCTGATCCTCATCGGTGCCGTGACCAAGTCCGCACTGATCCCGTTCCATTTCTGGCTCCCCGGAGCCATGGCGGCGCCCACACCGGTGAGCGCCTACCTCCATGCCGCGGCGATGGTGAAGGCCGGCGTCTACCTCGTGGCGCGGCTGGCGCCGGGCTTCGCGGAGACGGCGTACTGGCTGCCCATGGTGCTGGGACTCGGCCTGGCCACCATGCTGGTGGGCGGGTACCGCGCGCTGCGGCAGACCGACATCAAGCTGATCCTGGCGTACGGCACGGTGAGCCAGCTCGGCTTCCTCACCATGGTGGTGGGCCTCGGCAAACCCGATGCGGCCCTGGCCGGGTTGGCCCTGCTCCTGGCCCACGGGCTCTTCAAGGCCACCCTGTTCCTGGTGGTGGGCATCATCGACCACCAGTCCGGAACCCGCGATCTCCGCAAGCTCTCCGGCGTCTACAAGTCCTCCCGTGCCCTGGCCGTGGTTGCGGCCATCGGTGCCGCGTCAATGGCCGGCATCCCCCCGCTGGCAGGCTTCGTGGCCAAGGAATCGGTGTTCGAGGCCTTCGTGCACTACGGCACGTCCGCTGATGCGGCCGGCTCCTGGGGCCTGGTGGTGCTCGGGGGACTGGTCCTGGGGTCCATCCTTACCTTCGCCTACAGCGCCCGTTTTATGTGGGGCGCCTTCGCGTCGAAGCCTGGCATCGACCCCACGCCGTTCAAGGCCATCAAGCCGTCCTTCCTCGCCGCCCCCGCCCTGCTGAGCCTGCTCACGATCGTCTACGGCCTGTGGCCGGCGCCGGTTGACGGCTGGATCCAGCCCTACGCCGCGGGATTCGTGCACGACGGCGGCGATCCGGCCACCGCCGCGGGACACCTCGCGCTGTGGCACGGACTCACGCCCGCGCTGGGCCTGACGGCCATCACCTTCGTGCTCGGCCTGGCGATGTTCTACGGCCGCAACCTGGTCGCCAGGGGCCAGAGCCTGGTACCGGCGTGGGTGGACGGCGACCGCGCCTACCAATTGACCATCGGTGCGCTGGATGACGTTGCCGTGTGGGTCACGGGACGCACGCAGCGTGGTTCGCTGTTCTTCTACCTCGCAGTGATCCTCACGGTGGCGTTCACCCTTCCGCTCACCGCCCTGCTCATCGCCGGGAAGCCCCTGCCGGACGGGCTGTACTTCATCGATCCCAATTCTCCGCTGCAGCTGGTGGCCGGGGCCGGCATCGTGATCGGGGCGCTGGCAGCCGTGCGGGCGAACAAGCGGTTCCTCGCGGTGCTGATGGTCTCCGTGACCGGCTACGGCATCGCCCTGATGTTCGCGCTGCAGGGCGCACCGGACCTCGCCCTGACCCAGATGCTGGTGGAAACCATCATCCTGGTGGCGTTTGTCCTGGCCATGCGCAGCCTGCCGGCCGAACTCCGGGACCGCACAGGCGGCAAGTACCGGGTGATCCGCGTGATCATCGGGGCGGCGTTCGGAGTCACCATGATCTTCGTGGCCATCTACGCCATGGGCGCGCGGGTCGCGACGCCCGTCGCCCTGGAGTTCCCGAGGCTTGCCTACGAAGGCGGCGGGGGACTGAACATCGTCAACGTCACCCTCGTGGACATCCGGGCGTGGGACACCTTCGGCGAAATCTCCGTCCTGGCACTGGCCGCCACCGGCGTCGCCAGCCTCATCTTCGTCAAGGGGCGCGGCGACGGCATCCGGGCCTCATCCTCCGTGGCCGAAGGAACAGTAGGCCGGCGCTCCGGTGCGGGCCAGAGCTCCCGTGACAGCGCCGCGCTGGCCCTGAGCCGCAAATTCGCGGCCTCCACCCGGGACGCCTGGCTCGTGGCAGGACGCACCATGGCCCCCGAGCGCCGCTCCATCATCTTCGAAGTGGTCACGCGGTTGGTGTTCCACTCGATGATCGTCTTCTCCATCTACCTCCTGCTCGCCGGTCACAACCTTCCGGGCGGCGGCTTCGCCGGCGGTCTGACGGCCGGGCTCGCCCTGACCATCCGCTACCTCGCCGGTGGCCGCTTCGAACTGCGGGAGGCCACGCCGGTGGGCGCGGGAACGCTCCTCGGAATCGGGCTGGCCACGGCGGCGGCGTCCGGAGTGGTGCCGCTCCTGCTGGGCGGGCAGGTGTTCCAGAGCGCCATCATCGAACTGTGGCTGCCGGTGTTCGGCGACATCAAGTTCGTCACCTCCACCATCTTCGACATCGGCGTCTACATCGTGGTGGTGGGCCTGGTGCTGGACGTGCTGCGCAGCCTGGGCGCAGAAATCGATGAGCACTTTGAAGAGAACCCCGAGGGCGAGACCGAAGGGCAGGAACCGGACGGGATTCCCGCCGAAACCACCGGGAGGGGGAAGGCATGAGCGTCAACCTGACATTGCTGACCGTCATGGGCGCGCTCTATGCCTGCGGAATCTACCTGATCATGGAACGCAGCCTCACCAGGGTGCTGCTGGGCCTGATGCTGCTGGCCAACGCCACCAACCTGCTGATCCTGGCCACCGGCGGCTACGCCGGCCTGGCGCCCATGTTCAGCAAGGACACGGACCCCCGCGACTACAACGACCCCCTCCCGCAGGCACTGATCCTGACATCGATCGTGATTTCCTTCGCAGTGACCGCTTTCATGCTGGGCATCATCTACCGGACCTGGGTGCTGGCCCGCCGCGATGAGATCCAGGACGACGTCGAGGACATCCGCGTCGCCGAGACCCCCAGCTTCGACGCGGAGGATGATTCCGAGATTCCGGTGGAGACCTCAGAGTTCCCGCTGACCATGATTGGTTCGGACGGCAGGGGCATCAGTGATTCTGACCTGTCCGCGGACAACGGTTCCGCCGGCAGCGGTTCCGGCCGCGGCACGTCAGGCGGCGGCCCGGAAGGCGGCGTGGCCACCGTGAAGGCCGGCGACCGCAAGATCAAAGCCAAGGACGCCGCTGCGGAAGAGCAGCCCGGCTCCCAAAACGTGACACCCGGCCCGGAAGGAGGCGTGAAGTGAACATCGCAAGCTTTGCCCCGCTCGCCGTCGTACTTCCCATCCTCGGTGCCGCCCTGACATTTGTGCTGATCCGGCACTCCCGGGCCCAGCGGGCCGTCAGCATTACGCTGCTCTCTCTGACGCTCCTGCTGGAATGCGTGCTGCTGGCTTCCGTCTGGGACGGCGGAACCGCGGCCGTCAACATCGGCGGCTGGCTGCCGCCGTGGGGCATCGTGATGGTGGTGGACCAGTTCTCGTCCCTGATGCTGGTGGTCTCCTCCACGGTCAGCCTCGCGGTGCTGGTGTACGCCACAGGCCAGGGCATGGCCGACGGCGACCAGGACGCACCGCTGTCGATCTTCCACCCCACCTACCTGATCCTGGTGGCCGGCGTGTCCAACGCGTTCCTGTCGGGTGACCTCTTCAACCTCTACGTGGGGTTCGAGATCCTGCTGACGGCAAGCTACGTGCTGATGACCCTCGGCGGGACCGGTCCCCGCATCCGTGCCGGCGTGACCTACGTGGTGGTCTCCGTGGTGTCCTCCGTCCTGTTCCTGATCGCCATCGCCATGATCTACGGCGCCACCGGAACCATCAACATGGCGGACCTCGCCGTCAAGCTCGCGGACCTGGACTCCGGAACGCGGATGCTGCTGCACGTGATGCTGCTGGTGGCCTTCGGCATCAAGGCGGCTGTCTTCCCGTTGTCCTTCTGGCTTCCTGACTCGTACCCCACCGCACCGGCCCCCGTCACGGCGGTGTTCGCCGGCTTGCTGACCAAGGTGGGCGTCTATGCCATGGTGCGCACCGAGACGCTCCTCTTCCCGGGGGACTCGCTGAACACTCCGCTGATGGTGGCGGCATTACTGACCATGGTGGTGGGAATCCTGGGTGCGCTGGCCCAGAGCGACATCAAGCGTCTGCTCTCGTTCACCCTCGTCAGCCACATCGGCTACATGGTGTTCGGGCTGGCGATGTCCTCGGTGGCCGGGCTCGGCGCGGCAGTGTTCTACGTGGCCCACCACATCACCATCCAGACCAGTCTCTTCCTGGTCACGGGCCTGATCGAACGCCGCGGCGGAAGCTCGTCGATCGACCGCGTCGCCGGCCTGGCCAAGCTGTCCCCGATCCTGGCCCTGCTGTTCTTCATCCCCGCCATGAACCTGGCCGGCATCCCGCCGTTCTCGGGTTTCCTGGGCAAGCTCGGGCTGCTGCAGGCCGGTGTGCAGCTTGGCACCCCGCTGGCCTACGCCCTGGTGATCGGCGGCGTCGTGACCAGCCTGCTGACGCTCCTGGCCATCGCCCGTGTGTGGAACCGCGCGTTCTGGCGCAAACCCGAGGACGCCGAGAACCCGGACCCCGTGCTGCTCGCGGCCCCTGAGGACTCCGACACGGGCGACCGCGCGGGCAAGCGCAACGTCACGCTGCTGCCGCGGACGATGGTGGGATCAACCCTGGGCCTCGTGGCCTTCGGCGTGGCGCTCACCGTCTTTGCCGGCCCGCTCTTCCGGGTGGCGGACCAGTCGGCCGTGGAAATGCTGGACCGGTCCGCGTACATCCAGGCCGTGCTGGGCGAAAACGCCCCCGTGCCCCCGATCGCGCAGCCTGAGCCTGTGCAGCAGGAGGGGAAGAAATGAACCGCCGACGGATCTCAATCCGGCAGGAACTGCCCCTGCTGGTCTGGCTGGTGTTCGTCTGGGCCGCGCTCTGGCAGGACTTCAGCCCCGGTAACCTGCTGTTCGGTGCGCTGATCGCCGTCGTGGTGGCACGGCTTTTCTACCTGCCCCCGGTGGAGCTGGGCGGCCGCTTCAGCATCGTGCGGGCAGTCCCCTTCGCCCTGGTGTTCCTGGCCAAGGTGGTGGCCGCCAGCTTCCAGGTGCTGTACCTCGCGTTGGCCCGCGGGCCCAAGGTGACCAACGCCGTCGTCGCCGTCAAACTGCGAAGCCACTCGGACCTGATGGTGACGGCCACCGGCCACGTCATCTCGCTGATTCCGGGCTCGCTGGTGGTGGAGGTGGACCGCTCCACGTCCACGCTCTACATCCACGGGCTGAATGTGCGGAGCGGAGAGGACATTGTGAACCTGCGCAAAGAGGTCCGGGATGCCGAGGCGGCACTGATCAGGATCATGGGCACCCGCGAGGAACTGGCCGCACTGAAACAGGAGGTGGGCGCATGATGGACGTCGTCCTGACCGTAACGGCCGTGATCCTGTCCCTGGCGGCAGCCGGGGCGATTGTCCGGATCGCCATCGGCCCGTCCCTGCTGGACCGGGTGCTGGCCTCTGACGTGCTGCTGGCCATCATCGGTGCCACGCTCTGCATCGACATGGCCGTCAACCGGCACCTGAACAACCTGATGCTGCTCGTGGCGCTGTCCATCATCGGGTTCATCGGGTCCGTGACCGTGGCGCGCTTCGTGGCCGACCGGCGGGAGCAGCCCCATGAATCCTGAACCATCCGCCGTGGACACAGTCATTGATGCAGTGTCGGCCATCTTTATGGTGGTGGGCGCCCTGATGTCCCTCGGTGCGGCGATCGGCCTGTTGCGCTTCCCCGACCTGATGAGCAGGATGCACGCCGCCACGAAGCCCCAGGTGCTGGGACTCTTCCTGCTGCTGGCCTCGGTGGGCCTGCAGCTGCGGACCTGGTGGGTGTGGCCCGTGCTGTTCGTGGCGTGGATCTTCCAGGTGCTCACCGTTCCGGTGTCCGCCCACATGGTGGGCAGGGCGGGTTACCGCACCAAGCACCTGCACAAGGAACTGCTCACCACGGATGAACTGGAGGCCGTAGTGCTGAAGGCAGCCGACAAGAAGGCCGCCGCGAGGCAGGAATCAGAAAAGCGCGCCGCCGTCGAGGGTGACGACGGCGCAGCCTAAGGGGCGCCCGCAAGAAGTTCCGGG
Protein-coding regions in this window:
- the mnhG gene encoding monovalent cation/H(+) antiporter subunit G, with amino-acid sequence MNPEPSAVDTVIDAVSAIFMVVGALMSLGAAIGLLRFPDLMSRMHAATKPQVLGLFLLLASVGLQLRTWWVWPVLFVAWIFQVLTVPVSAHMVGRAGYRTKHLHKELLTTDELEAVVLKAADKKAAARQESEKRAAVEGDDGAA
- a CDS encoding Na+/H+ antiporter subunit E: MNRRRISIRQELPLLVWLVFVWAALWQDFSPGNLLFGALIAVVVARLFYLPPVELGGRFSIVRAVPFALVFLAKVVAASFQVLYLALARGPKVTNAVVAVKLRSHSDLMVTATGHVISLIPGSLVVEVDRSTSTLYIHGLNVRSGEDIVNLRKEVRDAEAALIRIMGTREELAALKQEVGA
- a CDS encoding Na(+)/H(+) antiporter subunit C — its product is MSVNLTLLTVMGALYACGIYLIMERSLTRVLLGLMLLANATNLLILATGGYAGLAPMFSKDTDPRDYNDPLPQALILTSIVISFAVTAFMLGIIYRTWVLARRDEIQDDVEDIRVAETPSFDAEDDSEIPVETSEFPLTMIGSDGRGISDSDLSADNGSAGSGSGRGTSGGGPEGGVATVKAGDRKIKAKDAAAEEQPGSQNVTPGPEGGVK
- a CDS encoding Na+/H+ antiporter subunit D, which translates into the protein MNIASFAPLAVVLPILGAALTFVLIRHSRAQRAVSITLLSLTLLLECVLLASVWDGGTAAVNIGGWLPPWGIVMVVDQFSSLMLVVSSTVSLAVLVYATGQGMADGDQDAPLSIFHPTYLILVAGVSNAFLSGDLFNLYVGFEILLTASYVLMTLGGTGPRIRAGVTYVVVSVVSSVLFLIAIAMIYGATGTINMADLAVKLADLDSGTRMLLHVMLLVAFGIKAAVFPLSFWLPDSYPTAPAPVTAVFAGLLTKVGVYAMVRTETLLFPGDSLNTPLMVAALLTMVVGILGALAQSDIKRLLSFTLVSHIGYMVFGLAMSSVAGLGAAVFYVAHHITIQTSLFLVTGLIERRGGSSSIDRVAGLAKLSPILALLFFIPAMNLAGIPPFSGFLGKLGLLQAGVQLGTPLAYALVIGGVVTSLLTLLAIARVWNRAFWRKPEDAENPDPVLLAAPEDSDTGDRAGKRNVTLLPRTMVGSTLGLVAFGVALTVFAGPLFRVADQSAVEMLDRSAYIQAVLGENAPVPPIAQPEPVQQEGKK
- a CDS encoding Na+/H+ antiporter subunit A, encoding MITVLAVHFAVAAVAPFFFRKFRRNTFYGLAAVPAGSFVWLLLQRDAVYQGAYGQASAAPPFTGSAVTEILPWIPELKIELAFRMDPLSWIMSLLVLGVGALVLVYCARYFKNKDSNLGGFGAQLLAFAGAMFGLVTADDLLLMFIFWELTTVLSYLLIGYARTRLSARRSALQALMVTTAGGLAMLVGLIILGSSAGTYRISAILEQAPGLTTGPAAGAVGAAVVLILIGAVTKSALIPFHFWLPGAMAAPTPVSAYLHAAAMVKAGVYLVARLAPGFAETAYWLPMVLGLGLATMLVGGYRALRQTDIKLILAYGTVSQLGFLTMVVGLGKPDAALAGLALLLAHGLFKATLFLVVGIIDHQSGTRDLRKLSGVYKSSRALAVVAAIGAASMAGIPPLAGFVAKESVFEAFVHYGTSADAAGSWGLVVLGGLVLGSILTFAYSARFMWGAFASKPGIDPTPFKAIKPSFLAAPALLSLLTIVYGLWPAPVDGWIQPYAAGFVHDGGDPATAAGHLALWHGLTPALGLTAITFVLGLAMFYGRNLVARGQSLVPAWVDGDRAYQLTIGALDDVAVWVTGRTQRGSLFFYLAVILTVAFTLPLTALLIAGKPLPDGLYFIDPNSPLQLVAGAGIVIGALAAVRANKRFLAVLMVSVTGYGIALMFALQGAPDLALTQMLVETIILVAFVLAMRSLPAELRDRTGGKYRVIRVIIGAAFGVTMIFVAIYAMGARVATPVALEFPRLAYEGGGGLNIVNVTLVDIRAWDTFGEISVLALAATGVASLIFVKGRGDGIRASSSVAEGTVGRRSGAGQSSRDSAALALSRKFAASTRDAWLVAGRTMAPERRSIIFEVVTRLVFHSMIVFSIYLLLAGHNLPGGGFAGGLTAGLALTIRYLAGGRFELREATPVGAGTLLGIGLATAAASGVVPLLLGGQVFQSAIIELWLPVFGDIKFVTSTIFDIGVYIVVVGLVLDVLRSLGAEIDEHFEENPEGETEGQEPDGIPAETTGRGKA
- a CDS encoding monovalent cation/H+ antiporter complex subunit F; translated protein: MMDVVLTVTAVILSLAAAGAIVRIAIGPSLLDRVLASDVLLAIIGATLCIDMAVNRHLNNLMLLVALSIIGFIGSVTVARFVADRREQPHES